TCTATTATTGTAATAAAGGTTGTTATTTATACATATCTTATTTCAAAAACATGAATGTTGCAAATTTAAAACAGACATGATCACCAATGTTCTGCCAAATGAGCAAAAATGgataaaaatcaataaattataCAAAAGCTAGCATGTGGAGGAGCACAAACTTAAAACCTTATGTAAAAGGGTCTAAAGCCGATGGACTTTGTTACAAATACTATTTTCAGTTCCCAACTGCTAGCATAGTTCTAGAGAGCTTATAAGGTTATATAGGATGTGAAAACAAAGCCACCTCTGCCACTCAAGACCCTGAACTCTACCAGTAATCGCCACAAGAACATGTACCATATATACTGAAGTGATGGAAACGTTTGTTGTCTCTCACAATCAATTAACGTTCTACCAATGATTTTAGACATGATCTTGATAAAGTTGTGGCTGTCATTACACACGGAGATTCTTGAGGATTGTAAGGCTCTTCTGAGGTGGGGTGCATATGATACCATAAGCAATCGCTAACCTCTCACTATGGTAGAGTAGTACTAGTTCTTTAACCTCCTCATCAATGTCATGTAGAACACATCGAGTGTCTGGAACATAAACCGCTCCCTTCTGTGCAGCATCTCCTTGGCTTCATCCTTGtaaaaattataagttttataaaattatttttatattttaatatatatggatCAGTCGGCCCAGCATTGTATCATGCCTAAAGCAGGCAAAAACTTCAGGTTTATAGGAAGTATGATAACAGCTTTCGCCATTGTATGTACTATGTACACGTTTGACAAAATTTGACGCTCCTTAACACTTAATATGTTGGTGTCTAAAGCCCTAACTTGTTGGGCTTTAGGTCAGGGTCGGAtctgatataaatatatatggatATATGCATCTAATGTGTTTCCATTTCctagtttttttaaattagatttttcacTTTCATATGATTCCAGTTCCACGTACCCGTTTCTgattccatgtaacataggttACAAGAATCAGAGAAGATATCaaacttttctaaaaaaaattctaaaaatttgtATCAAGTATTTGGGTTTGGACCGATATATGACACTATTAGATTATTAGCCCAATAATTATACTTTTCTCAGAATGACAGTTAGTGACTTCATCAATATTGATTCAAAGGAATGAGATCTGGAGATGCTAGAATATTTTGACATCCAGAGAATATCCCTTTAGTTAGGAGCTTGGCCATATGTCGAACCAATCAAAGAAATAGTTATTGCTGGATTTTTACAAAGAGTGACCAGTATACTATTAAGTCAGGATATTGGGTTGCTTGAAATATCTTTGAGAGAGAAACATATGTTGTATATTAGGAACCCAACATGACTAAAACTTCAATCTTTTGCTTGAAAAAGTCATGCATTATAGAAGAtgtgtcatcttatatggcagttGGTAACATGACATGTAGTCGTAACACGAAGCCTGACGCGTCGCCATATGCGATGTGATAATTTTTGTACAAAGTGTGGAGAACCAAATGAGTATGTTAATCATGTTATTTTTGAGTGTCCACTAGCTTTACATGCATGGGCTTTATCAGCTACACCTTCCGACCCCAATATTTTTCCAGCCTCAAGTATCTTCACAAATATGAATTATCATTTTTGAAGGAAAAACAATATCGAAGATCTAATACTGGATAGAGATCCTTATCTATAGATACTTCGTTGTCTTGGAAAAGATCATAATGATAAATTAGCCAGAGCAATTGACATGAATCCTTTAGAGCTAATCTGCATAAACCTAACAACAAGATATTATTGTTTTACAAGTCATATGCTTGCGGAACATATGTTCATGGATGGTGGTTGGACTTCTATATCACAGTTTAGCGGATGTGGATGGATTTGGAAagacataacaaaaaaaaatccaactaATGAGTATAAGAGATCAAATAAGAAGAGAGTCATCTTTGTACTCTGAGTTCGAAGCACTTGTTTGGACAATGAAAAACATGCTTCAGAATTCTACATATCCAAACTTCAGCAAACTTTTCAACAGAGCTGAGATAGAGACATTACGAAGATTTCATAACTTCAGGATTTCCTACATCTATAGAAGACAAGATGTTATGGATACGGAAATTTATTTATCTAGGACTGTAAAGGCTTTTGATAGAAAACTTTATTTGTTGTTCGTTTTATTCCGGTTTGCGTTCCTAGACCACCTTAAGTTTGTTTTATCCAAAATCAAGTTTGgttttttacaattatatattaCTGCAGAAAAAATTATCCgattagtaatttaattttgaaactaaGTCTATATAAATTATAGGGAAACTTGGAAAAAGAGAACAAATTAACTATACTATTGTCTCCTTagtacaaaatcaaattttcccaCTTTTTGACTTTCACTACcctttttgttaataaaaattcatatcattatatttacaatgtaaaaaaaaaatttaaaatataaaacatgcaGTAGTTAAGCATGtgcatatatgaaaaatatttttggattcaaAAAAATGTTGGAATGTTAAGTTCAAAAATGGGATAAAAGAGTTAGATTGTCAGATCTACCATCtactgagatttagaaaatgcaATCTAGGTAAGACACATTGATCTACCATTCGTAGAGTGCGTTATACACTGCGAACACAATGATGTACCAACGAAGAATGCATAATACACCAGAAACATATACATCTAGTgtggaagaaaaagaaatatacaGTTCCTTCTATGTTCTGTATTTTTGGTAGATCATAGGGCATACTAAATATTCTTATATCTCCTTGAGAGAACATACATTCTACGATGTCttcttttatctataaatactGTATTCCCTATCTACGTGTTCATCTCTTTTCTAACATTGGTAGAATGTATGTTCTTCaagatttttaaacaaaatccgAAAATTAAGGAAAAATGGTTATGAAAATATTCcctaaatctattaattttttttgtttcctttttaaaataatattgccTAAATGTAAGTCTTCATCGTTACCACGTTGATTTTGGATTTGCATCGTGGGGCTTCTTCTTTTCCTAGTTGGGGGCTTCATCTTTTCCTAGTTTTTCCAAGCTTTTGTCTCTCTAACATAAGAAGATGCACATCTATGCTTCTTCTGGTTTGTGGAAATCGTCCAAATGAAGTGGATGGAGatttcttgttgatgaagtaAAAGGAGGTAGATTACTTACTTTGGACACAAGAAAAACCTTCGACAACAAAGAGTTATGGTTTGTGAAGACTTTGTAATCGATGTAAACATGGTCAATATCGAGCTGAGTTACTTACCTTCTGATTTGGTCATTGGCATCGAATCAGCATCTGTTTTCATCACCAATGATCGGCAACTCAAAAATTTTCTTACCTATGTGAAGAACAAAGCTTCGACGCGGTTATGTGTGTGTATTCGATCTAAGGCCGAGACAAGCAATATTAAAGTCGATTTGAATTTGAATGAAGAAGCTACTGAGTCGCTTAATAGACAGGAAGAGCCTATGTCGTTTGAAGTTTCAGAAGAAGATGTTGAAGTGGATGAAAGTGATGATGATTGCAACCGTGAGAAAGATATGATCAATGGAAAGTCAGTTCGTTTTTCTCTCGTTGATGTTGTGAAGAAGGGTCAACATTTTACTACAAAAAACGCTTTGAAGGCAACAATGAAAATATGTGCAATGAAATATAATTTCGACTACAAGGTTGGCAAATCGGATAAAACAGTTTGGTACATTCGCTGCGCGGATGATGATTGCGGCTGGCGTGTTCGCGCAGAGGGATTGACaggttcttcatattttatcatcaaaaagTATGTACCTGATCATTCATGTTCTCCATCATCAAGGAACCACTCAGTTCTGACAGCTTCATCAAAAACAGTTGGTAGTCTAATTATGCATAAGTACGAAAGTGTCAAGGAAGGGCCGAAACCTAATGATATCATCCAGTTTATGCGGAATGATCATGGAGTTGAGATATCCTACTCTTTAGCTTGGGATGCACGTGAGTATGCAGTAAATGCTGTGAGAGGCATTCCAGAGAAGGGTTATGAAAAATTCCCAAAATACTTGCAAATGATGAAGGAAGCTAATCCAGGAACACACACATTTTATGAAACTGATAGAGATGGGAGATTCAGATTCCTCTTCATCTCATATGGTCAGTCTATTCGCGGTTTTTATGCTGGCATTCGGAAAGTTATTGTTGTGGATGAGACTTTTTTGAAGAGCAAATACAAAGGAGTATTACTGGTAGCTACTACTTTAGATGGTAACTCGAACCTATATCCTATTGCATTTGGAGTTGTCGACTCAGAGAATGACCGCTCGTGGGAATGGTTTATGAGACAACTTAATGTTGTCATTGCTGATGATCATAGTTTAGCTTTTGTGTCTGATAGGAACGCCTCCATTGCTAAAGCTCTTGCGAAAGTGTATCCGCATTCTCATCATGGAATTTGCATTCACCACTTGTTGAACAATGTTGTAACATATTTCAAGGGTAAAGGTGTCGCTGGTTtggttgcaaaggcttctaaagCTTATCGAGTAGCTGACTTTAAGAAGATGTTCACTGTAATTTTTGGAATTAGTCCTGAAATTGGAAACTATCTAATAGAAGCTGATGTGAGTAAGTGCGCTCGCTGTCAATTTCCGGGTTACAGGTATGATGTTAGGACCACTAACCCTGCTGAATCGATAAATTATGCTTTGCGTTCGCCAAGAGAGTTTCCAGTTGTACCTTTGCTAGACAGCATAAGGGAAATGATGACTCGTTGGTTTTTCAAGCGTagaaatttaagttttaaacaCACGCAGCCACTGACCATTGcggtggagaagaagattgaCCGAAGGATTGAGAAGGGTAAGAAGTTTCAGGTTTCCCCAATTGGCGATGACAGGTTTTTGGTTCAAGGTGACACTTTTGAATGTTTGGTTGACTTGGTCAGACGCACATGTTCATGTGGGAAATTCGATTTGATGAAAATCCCATGCAGGCACGCCATAAAAGCAGCTTTCAGTGTAGGCAAACAAGTGCACACACTTACTGACGACATGTATACCACTGCTTCATGGAGATCGGTCTATGAGGAAACCATAAATCCTATTACTGTTCCGGAAGATTCATGGATTGTCCCATCTCACGTTAAGCAAGCAAAAGTACTTCCTCCAGAGAGTAGAAGAGGTGCAGGTAGGAGAAAGAAACGCAGATACAAGACAGTTGAAGACAAGATCCGTTCGTCACAAGGAAC
This genomic stretch from Brassica napus cultivar Da-Ae chromosome C9, Da-Ae, whole genome shotgun sequence harbors:
- the LOC106408913 gene encoding uncharacterized protein LOC106408913 — encoded protein: MVNIELSYLPSDLVIGIESASVFITNDRQLKNFLTYVKNKASTRLCVCIRSKAETSNIKVDLNLNEEATESLNRQEEPMSFEVSEEDVEVDESDDDCNREKDMINGKSVRFSLVDVVKKGQHFTTKNALKATMKICAMKYNFDYKVGKSDKTVWYIRCADDDCGWRVRAEGLTGSSYFIIKKYVPDHSCSPSSRNHSVLTASSKTVGSLIMHKYESVKEGPKPNDIIQFMRNDHGVEISYSLAWDAREYAVNAVRGIPEKGYEKFPKYLQMMKEANPGTHTFYETDRDGRFRFLFISYGQSIRGFYAGIRKVIVVDETFLKSKYKGVLLVATTLDGNSNLYPIAFGVVDSENDRSWEWFMRQLNVVIADDHSLAFVSDRNASIAKALAKVYPHSHHGICIHHLLNNVVTYFKGKGVAGLVAKASKAYRVADFKKMFTVIFGISPEIGNYLIEADVSKCARCQFPGYRYDVRTTNPAESINYALRSPREFPVVPLLDSIREMMTRWFFKRRNLSFKHTQPLTIAVEKKIDRRIEKGKKFQVSPIGDDRFLVQGDTFECLVDLVRRTCSCGKFDLMKIPCRHAIKAAFSVGKQVHTLTDDMYTTASWRSVYEETINPITVPEDSWIVPSHVKQAKVLPPESRRGAGRRKKRRYKTVEDKIRSSQGTQRSKRRKCSRCGIVGHNRSTCDRAI